The Arcanobacterium pinnipediorum genome includes a region encoding these proteins:
- a CDS encoding DUF3097 family protein: MSFDRYGYDVLASGMHKPKAARPLPVEVGMVLEDVATGYVGEVVRIGKVSGQWQMELEDRQGHRRSFELGKGFWFEGVAVDLKPPVAKLVSGRDDDVRTVAGKTLTASGSLHVAHRARVARPSRIWVEGKHDAELVSKIWGEDLAYEGIMIEELFGADHLLDVLDVFNPSDEVRAGVLLDHLVPGSKESRIAHVAMRRPGVLVLGHPYVDVWQAVKPRTLGIQAWPDVPRGEDIKIGTLARLGWAHETGEDIGLGWKRILDSVHTYTDLEPALLGRMEELIDFVSGGK, from the coding sequence ATGAGTTTTGATCGCTATGGCTATGATGTTCTTGCTTCAGGTATGCATAAACCGAAAGCTGCCCGCCCACTGCCAGTAGAAGTTGGCATGGTATTAGAAGACGTGGCAACTGGATACGTGGGCGAGGTTGTGCGGATCGGAAAAGTTTCTGGACAATGGCAAATGGAATTAGAAGATCGCCAGGGGCATCGCCGCTCATTTGAACTAGGCAAGGGCTTTTGGTTCGAAGGAGTCGCCGTCGATCTCAAACCACCGGTAGCGAAACTCGTTTCTGGACGTGACGACGACGTGCGAACGGTTGCCGGAAAAACACTGACGGCTTCCGGGTCCTTACACGTAGCACACCGGGCGCGGGTGGCGCGGCCCTCACGTATCTGGGTCGAAGGCAAGCATGACGCTGAACTAGTTTCGAAAATCTGGGGTGAAGATTTGGCGTACGAGGGCATCATGATTGAAGAACTGTTCGGTGCCGATCACTTGCTGGACGTCCTCGATGTTTTCAATCCGTCCGATGAGGTTCGTGCCGGGGTGCTCTTAGATCATCTGGTTCCTGGTTCCAAAGAATCACGAATTGCTCACGTGGCGATGCGCAGACCAGGCGTTTTAGTTCTCGGACACCCCTATGTTGATGTGTGGCAGGCAGTAAAACCACGAACACTCGGAATCCAAGCGTGGCCAGATGTACCACGCGGTGAAGATATTAAAATCGGAACCCTAGCCCGCTTGGGTTGGGCACACGAGACTGGCGAAGATATTGGCTTGGGATGGAAACGTATTCTGGATTCTGTACACACCTACACTGATTTAGAGCCAGCCCTTTTGGGACGCATGGAAGAACTGATTGATTTCGTTAGTGGCGGAAAGTAA